DNA from Puniceicoccus vermicola:
GGACGACGTAGTGGACGTGGGGATGGAAACGCATGTCCTGGGTCCAGCTCTGGTAGACCCCGAAGAAGCCGGCATGATCGAAGCGGCATCCGCGTGCGGGGTCGGCGAGGAGCTCGTTCAGAGCCCGGGCGCTGCAACCCATCAGCAGCTCCATAGCCTGCCGGTTGCCCAGCATCACGGACCGTAACTCCGAGGGCACCGTGAAGGTGACGAGGTAGTATGGAACTGGCAGGAGCTTGCCGAGTTGCTTGCGAACCCACTCTTGGGTATCGGCGGCTCCGCAGCGCGGGCAGAGCCGATGATTGCAACTGTGGAAGGCGTGGTGCTCGTGGCCGCATCCACAGGCATAGCGATGGCCTCCCAGAGCCGGGGTGCGGCACTGGAGGATGGCCTGCAAGGCCTTGCGCTGTTCCAGCCTCATGCGCGAGCCGTATCGCTCCCAGTAGGCCGGAGCGAAGCGCTCGATCACTCTGGCCACGGTAAGCGGGCGTGACTCGCCCTCCCGCGGGCAGCGCAGCTGCCCGATTCCGGACACTCTTAGCGGCGCAGGATCGGCTTGACCAGGGCGTCCACGTAGCCGATGGCCTCGATGTGATTGATCGGAGTGAGGTGGGTGTAGACGGTGGTCGTCTCGATGTGGGCGTGGCCGAGGTAGGATTGCAGTTGGTGCAGCGGCACCCCGGCAGCGGCCAGATGAGTCGCGAAGCTGTGTCGCAGGTTATGACAGGTGACCGCTTTGGTCACCCGCTCGGCCCGGGCCGCGGCCAACAGGCGCGTGCGCAAACTGTGCGGGTCTCCCGATTCACTACGTTCATTCCCCTACGGCGGGACTGTGAGCATCGGCTCGTCGGCCCGGTGCATGCG
Protein-coding regions in this window:
- a CDS encoding tyrosine-type recombinase/integrase gives rise to the protein MRTRLLAAARAERVTKAVTCHNLRHSFATHLAAAGVPLHQLQSYLGHAHIETTTVYTHLTPINHIEAIGYVDALVKPILRR